The Triticum aestivum cultivar Chinese Spring chromosome 3A, IWGSC CS RefSeq v2.1, whole genome shotgun sequence genome includes a region encoding these proteins:
- the LOC123056815 gene encoding sister chromatid cohesion protein PDS5-like, whose translation MEAIQPCLTAVVRKELLKHQDQDVKVLLATCFCEITRITAPEAPYSDDVLRTIFRLIVGTFGGLADVNSHYFSRRVAILETVARYRACVVMLDPECNDLITDMFRTFLEIVRFTWKNTTMNLVLSFPDHDFCYFAN comes from the exons ATGGAAGCTATCCAACCATGTCTAACAGCAGTTGTCAGAAAAGAATTGCTGAAACATCAGGATCAAGATGTTAAAGTTCTCTTGGCAACCTGCTTCTGTGAAATTACAAGAATAACTGCACCTGAAGCTCCATATAGTGATGATGTTTTAAGG ACCATATTTCGTCTGATTGTTGGTACATTTGGTGGACTCGCTGATGTTAATAGCCATTACTTTAGCAGGAGAGTTGCTATCTTGGAAACAGTTGCAAGATACCGGGCATGTGTTGTGATGTTGGACCCTGAATGCAATGATCTCATCACAGACATGTTCCGAACTTTTTTAGAAATCGTCAG GTTCACATGGAAGAACACTACAATGAATTTAGTTCTGTCCTTTCCTGATCATGACTTCTGCTATTTTGCAAATTAA